A single window of Archangium gephyra DNA harbors:
- a CDS encoding type VI secretion system contractile sheath domain-containing protein, which produces MDATPPPAVRVRWLVAGAFLPAPSGRRFLLTEASFAEQLGRAGSGLSVTIRDRLGSGDASSHTLSFDGLEAFQLSAVIDALPDLRTLRAVRDALSGAKGLGPQDAARLEEGLGPGLLSSALAGALRGTQSPQEARDAALALIEEALFGTARDILQHPRVARLESAWRGLHWLWTHCPASAGMDIEVLDVEPHQLVDALTQGLDVPALQRPDACFLLEPLDDVDTLHRLAALGEQAWLPMVVAVREAPEPEAWSRLRADEASRWLCAARNPVVMMAEQHGEVHRECFTSPALALAALLAASFRDTRTFGRLVGPGSGTRAPAVWRPGGRSPVATEVGLSLREQQQLAARGVVGVGGWWDSNAVLLAAAPTVYGGRDATPLPAQLLTGRIVRLAEELAERLPAGASQDAVSAVFTRAAEAFLPTGGAGRACQLQGKLVSTGNGERAVQVFAALKPELAGTHVQLEFTLPLHG; this is translated from the coding sequence ATGGACGCAACCCCTCCGCCCGCCGTCCGTGTGCGCTGGCTCGTCGCCGGGGCCTTTCTCCCCGCCCCCTCGGGCCGCCGGTTCCTCCTCACCGAGGCCTCCTTCGCCGAGCAGCTCGGGCGGGCCGGGAGCGGGCTGAGCGTCACCATCCGGGATCGCCTCGGCTCCGGCGACGCGAGCTCCCATACGCTCTCCTTCGATGGGCTGGAGGCCTTCCAGCTCTCCGCGGTCATCGACGCCCTTCCGGACCTCCGCACCCTGCGCGCCGTCCGCGACGCGCTCTCCGGCGCGAAAGGCCTCGGACCCCAGGACGCCGCCCGCCTCGAGGAGGGGCTGGGTCCGGGTCTGCTGTCCTCGGCACTGGCCGGAGCCCTTCGCGGCACGCAGTCACCCCAGGAGGCCCGCGACGCCGCACTGGCCCTCATCGAGGAGGCCCTCTTCGGCACCGCGCGGGACATCCTCCAGCACCCCCGGGTGGCGCGGCTGGAGTCCGCCTGGCGCGGGCTGCACTGGTTGTGGACGCACTGCCCCGCCTCCGCGGGCATGGACATCGAGGTGCTCGACGTGGAGCCCCACCAGTTGGTGGACGCGCTCACCCAGGGCCTCGACGTGCCCGCCCTTCAGCGCCCCGATGCGTGCTTCCTCCTGGAGCCCCTCGACGACGTGGACACCCTGCACCGGCTCGCGGCGCTGGGGGAGCAGGCCTGGCTGCCCATGGTGGTGGCCGTCCGGGAGGCGCCCGAGCCGGAGGCGTGGAGCCGGCTGCGCGCGGACGAGGCCTCCCGCTGGCTGTGCGCCGCGCGGAATCCCGTGGTGATGATGGCCGAGCAGCACGGCGAGGTGCACCGCGAGTGCTTCACCAGCCCCGCGCTCGCCCTGGCGGCGCTGTTGGCGGCGAGCTTCCGGGACACGCGCACCTTCGGCCGGCTGGTGGGACCGGGCAGCGGGACGCGGGCCCCCGCCGTGTGGAGGCCAGGTGGACGCTCGCCGGTGGCGACCGAGGTGGGCCTCTCGCTGCGGGAACAGCAGCAACTGGCCGCGCGAGGCGTGGTGGGGGTGGGAGGCTGGTGGGACTCGAACGCCGTGCTGCTGGCGGCGGCGCCCACCGTGTACGGCGGCCGGGATGCCACACCGCTGCCCGCGCAGCTGCTCACCGGCCGCATCGTCCGCCTCGCCGAGGAGCTCGCCGAGCGCCTTCCCGCGGGAGCCAGCCAGGACGCGGTGTCCGCCGTCTTCACCCGGGCCGCCGAGGCGTTCCTCCCCACGGGAGGGGCCGGGCGGGCCTGTCAGCTCCAGGGGAAACTGGTGTCCACCGGGAACGGCGAGCGGGCCGTCCAGGTGTTCGCCGCGCTCAAGCCCGAGCTCGCGGGCACGCACGTGCAGTTGGAGTTCACGCTACCGCTGCACGGCTGA
- a CDS encoding phage tail protein — MKALWSRFDKAADDVLALREKLASSGGRVQKSVKAIEPAVSSRFDALESTVRDKEKSFVKQLDSLGQDVVKRCQSLSSELLAVLKKRKDALKKQLDERVKQLEAEYKKLRDQAEQELKKLTSELEARQKQLEGEYKKLRALAEQEAKKLTTALEAQEKKLQDELEKLRAQVKQKQPGAASQLETREKQIKEELQKLRAQVDEQVKKAAAQADAREKQIKEELQKLRDQVEQQKKKFEEREKQLKEDFQKLRADAEKELEKAFAEIEAREKQVQEELEKVRTRASQELEGAATKLENVTTLVLAPAVQIRETVGQEAERLNNALDAVIAEPSNALQRLHDTVQSTSESSKAEARRLIGQVRAGLEPVRSTVKSATETADQLLQTLETTVSNTLGAGRDQLNQVLDTIEQTLAGQVEQLASQIKAVEQLIEQIQQQIEALITQGSEAIDTVVSTAMATFESIQRPVQQTIDTAFSVLDQLMETVAQLEKQLQALFALLPEKLEQLQTLYKTLVGTLESVLAKAVQMLEAIPAADLPKPLVDPAMQAISKVVTQISNQLTAISNQVGQQLTSLSDQLITQVEQLQTQAVQQVQTLQDQLVQQIGTLLESVQSTIDQAVTQVEQLVAQVTTQIANARDQVVKQVEAMVEQVSTRVDALKTQVKEQLDMLQQRLADGVKAATDQMAKVGEAVETQVNTAREQLKSGLDTARTSVEQALDEVHKARERIETELTQRVDQLLTPIATQAGTLMDTAAKQIDAMAGRVDEAREQLLAPLDKIEQSIKETTLFEEPVKQARTWVEKMMDGLDAQVRALAA, encoded by the coding sequence GTGAAGGCCCTGTGGTCCAGGTTCGACAAGGCCGCGGACGACGTGCTCGCCCTGCGCGAGAAGCTCGCGTCCTCCGGGGGCCGGGTGCAGAAGTCCGTGAAGGCCATCGAGCCCGCGGTCTCCTCGCGTTTCGACGCCCTGGAGAGCACGGTGAGGGACAAGGAGAAGTCCTTCGTGAAGCAGCTCGACTCGCTGGGACAGGACGTGGTGAAGCGCTGCCAGTCCCTCTCCTCCGAGCTGCTCGCCGTGCTGAAGAAGCGCAAGGACGCCCTGAAGAAGCAGCTCGACGAGCGCGTGAAGCAGCTCGAGGCCGAGTACAAGAAGCTGCGGGACCAGGCGGAGCAGGAGCTGAAGAAGCTCACCTCCGAGCTCGAGGCCCGGCAGAAGCAGCTCGAGGGTGAGTACAAGAAGCTGCGCGCCCTGGCCGAGCAGGAGGCGAAGAAGCTCACCACCGCGCTGGAGGCCCAGGAGAAGAAGCTCCAGGACGAGCTCGAGAAGCTGCGCGCCCAGGTGAAGCAGAAGCAGCCAGGAGCGGCCTCCCAGCTGGAGACTCGCGAGAAGCAGATCAAGGAAGAGCTCCAGAAGCTGCGCGCGCAGGTGGACGAGCAGGTGAAGAAGGCGGCCGCGCAGGCGGATGCGCGCGAGAAGCAGATCAAGGAAGAGCTCCAGAAGCTGCGCGATCAGGTGGAGCAGCAGAAGAAGAAGTTCGAGGAGCGCGAGAAGCAGCTCAAGGAGGACTTCCAGAAGCTGCGCGCGGACGCGGAGAAGGAGCTGGAGAAGGCCTTCGCGGAGATCGAGGCCCGCGAGAAGCAGGTGCAGGAGGAGCTCGAGAAGGTCCGCACCCGCGCGAGCCAGGAGCTGGAGGGGGCGGCCACGAAGCTGGAGAACGTGACCACCCTGGTGCTGGCCCCGGCGGTGCAGATCCGCGAGACGGTGGGCCAGGAGGCCGAGCGGCTGAACAACGCGCTCGACGCCGTGATCGCCGAACCCTCCAATGCCCTGCAACGGCTCCACGACACCGTGCAGTCGACGAGCGAGTCCTCGAAGGCCGAGGCGCGGCGGCTGATCGGCCAGGTGCGCGCGGGGCTCGAGCCGGTCCGCTCCACGGTGAAGAGCGCCACCGAGACGGCCGATCAGCTCCTCCAGACGCTGGAGACCACCGTCAGCAACACGCTCGGGGCCGGGCGGGACCAGCTCAACCAGGTGCTCGACACCATCGAGCAGACCCTGGCCGGACAGGTGGAGCAGCTCGCCAGCCAGATCAAGGCCGTGGAGCAGCTCATCGAGCAGATCCAGCAGCAGATCGAAGCGCTCATCACCCAGGGCAGCGAGGCCATCGACACCGTGGTGAGCACGGCGATGGCCACCTTCGAGTCCATCCAGCGGCCAGTGCAGCAGACGATCGACACCGCCTTCTCGGTGTTGGATCAGCTGATGGAGACCGTGGCCCAGCTCGAGAAGCAGCTGCAGGCGCTCTTCGCGCTGCTCCCCGAGAAGCTCGAGCAGCTGCAGACGCTCTACAAGACGCTGGTGGGCACGCTGGAGTCCGTGCTGGCCAAGGCCGTGCAGATGCTGGAGGCCATCCCCGCCGCGGATCTGCCCAAGCCGCTGGTGGACCCGGCCATGCAGGCCATCAGCAAGGTGGTGACGCAGATCTCCAACCAGCTGACGGCCATCTCCAACCAGGTGGGACAGCAGCTCACGTCCCTGTCGGATCAGCTCATCACCCAGGTGGAGCAGCTCCAGACGCAGGCCGTGCAGCAGGTGCAGACGTTGCAGGATCAGCTCGTGCAGCAGATCGGCACCCTACTGGAGTCGGTGCAGAGCACCATCGATCAGGCCGTCACGCAGGTGGAACAGCTCGTGGCGCAGGTGACGACGCAGATCGCGAACGCACGGGATCAGGTGGTGAAGCAGGTGGAGGCCATGGTGGAGCAGGTCTCCACGCGCGTGGACGCGCTCAAGACCCAGGTGAAGGAGCAGCTGGACATGCTCCAGCAGCGCCTCGCGGATGGGGTGAAGGCCGCGACCGACCAGATGGCCAAGGTGGGCGAAGCCGTCGAGACCCAGGTGAACACGGCGCGAGAGCAGCTGAAGTCCGGGCTCGACACGGCGCGCACGTCGGTGGAGCAGGCGCTCGATGAGGTCCACAAGGCGCGGGAGCGCATCGAGACGGAGCTGACCCAGCGGGTGGATC
- a CDS encoding LysM peptidoglycan-binding domain-containing protein gives MASTIIVQSGQTLSEIARQYHTSVAELVRLNHLKNANLITAGQQLILSDKPASRPAQQPRKQEVSASPGSAQPGSTLPVIEPTLQLQSTTGATAFLKDGRTFPNNNGYPVYAQGLNSATGTREDWARLPIGKSDISNIGCAMTSVAMAISGIGGQAVTPDEMNRFMNKIGGFNSEGGIQAWPRMGELVNPKVKVTRRFSVDANVIDQELKAGRPVVVQVDYHDGRGKAAKAGYDGVGDHWILIVGRTPDKRYLVNDPAGGRMMTMHRLLDGRLEADSADNKYKTKYRTTGNGTTFDRGPGVPSAGGVVVAAKNVASTAKTKTPTANETPTPKTTTTPPKNTASKGSKAAPDLLQAPPAVEEIIRNAATKVGVDYGYMMAMAAQESSFKTSIPAKGKTSSAVGLYQFIKQSWLGMVKLHGAKHGLANHAARISYSKSDKKWVVNPPEKAQEILALRENGNYNALLAAEYAKDNQALLTKKLGRSVSPTELYMAHFLGPGNAARFLAARDAGRGNQSAADMFPDAAEANPSIFYSGTTLVVLKNERTLNEVYALMEKKIAPKADAYTIQLQDRAAETNKPVITRPPEKKPAELKPTTASTGVGSHPKSTSDFCFPFPKLPSQSWKTGARVFGALRSGGKRKHAGCDLYFPAGTWIHAVADGEVIQQPYNFYAGTQALEIRHGPIIVRYGEIQPNSFVGGKTVKKGQRLCKVGHLVGIKVESDMLHIEMYAGTESGNLTAKDNKPYQRRKDLLDPTPFLDAWSANLPSSSSSSS, from the coding sequence ATGGCCAGTACCATCATCGTCCAGAGCGGTCAGACGCTCAGCGAGATCGCGCGCCAGTACCACACCAGCGTGGCGGAGCTCGTCAGGCTCAACCACCTGAAGAACGCCAACCTCATTACCGCTGGCCAGCAGCTGATCCTCTCGGACAAGCCGGCTTCCCGTCCGGCGCAGCAGCCACGGAAGCAGGAGGTCTCCGCCAGTCCGGGGAGCGCGCAGCCGGGCTCCACGCTCCCGGTCATCGAGCCGACCCTCCAGCTCCAGTCCACCACGGGAGCCACCGCGTTCCTCAAGGACGGGCGGACCTTCCCCAACAACAATGGTTATCCGGTCTACGCGCAGGGCCTCAACAGCGCCACCGGTACGCGCGAGGACTGGGCACGTCTGCCCATTGGCAAGAGCGACATCAGCAACATCGGCTGTGCCATGACGTCCGTGGCCATGGCGATCAGCGGCATCGGCGGCCAGGCGGTCACGCCGGACGAGATGAACCGCTTCATGAACAAGATTGGCGGCTTCAACAGCGAGGGAGGCATCCAGGCCTGGCCTCGGATGGGGGAGCTGGTCAACCCGAAGGTCAAGGTGACGCGCCGCTTCAGCGTCGATGCGAATGTCATCGATCAAGAGCTGAAGGCGGGCCGGCCGGTGGTCGTCCAGGTCGACTATCACGATGGACGCGGCAAGGCGGCGAAGGCGGGCTACGACGGGGTGGGCGACCACTGGATACTCATCGTGGGCCGCACCCCGGACAAGCGCTACCTGGTCAATGATCCCGCCGGCGGCAGGATGATGACGATGCACCGGCTGCTGGATGGCCGGCTCGAAGCGGACAGCGCCGACAACAAGTACAAGACGAAGTACCGCACGACGGGTAATGGCACCACGTTCGACCGGGGCCCGGGAGTTCCCTCGGCAGGTGGCGTGGTGGTCGCGGCCAAGAACGTGGCCAGCACGGCCAAGACCAAGACCCCGACGGCCAACGAGACGCCGACCCCGAAGACCACCACCACGCCCCCGAAGAACACGGCCTCCAAGGGAAGCAAGGCCGCGCCGGACCTGCTGCAGGCTCCTCCCGCGGTGGAGGAGATCATCCGTAACGCCGCGACCAAGGTCGGGGTGGACTACGGGTACATGATGGCCATGGCCGCTCAGGAGAGCAGCTTCAAGACCTCCATTCCGGCCAAGGGCAAGACCAGCTCCGCGGTGGGTCTGTACCAGTTCATCAAGCAGTCCTGGCTCGGCATGGTCAAACTGCATGGAGCCAAGCATGGCCTGGCCAACCATGCCGCCCGGATCTCCTATTCCAAATCAGACAAGAAGTGGGTGGTGAATCCTCCCGAGAAGGCGCAGGAAATCCTCGCGCTGCGCGAGAATGGAAACTACAACGCGCTGCTGGCGGCGGAGTACGCCAAGGACAATCAAGCCCTCCTGACGAAGAAGCTGGGACGGAGCGTGAGCCCGACCGAGCTCTACATGGCGCACTTCCTCGGCCCGGGTAACGCGGCCAGGTTCCTCGCCGCACGCGATGCGGGCAGGGGCAACCAGAGCGCGGCCGACATGTTCCCCGACGCGGCCGAGGCCAATCCGTCCATCTTCTATTCGGGCACCACGCTGGTGGTCCTGAAGAACGAGCGCACCCTGAACGAGGTGTATGCGCTCATGGAGAAGAAGATCGCTCCGAAGGCGGATGCGTACACGATCCAGCTCCAGGATCGTGCCGCGGAGACGAACAAGCCGGTGATCACCAGGCCTCCGGAGAAGAAGCCGGCGGAGCTCAAACCGACCACGGCCTCCACCGGCGTTGGGAGCCACCCCAAGTCGACGAGCGACTTCTGCTTCCCGTTCCCCAAGCTGCCCTCCCAGAGTTGGAAGACGGGCGCCCGGGTCTTCGGCGCCCTTCGCAGTGGCGGTAAACGCAAGCATGCCGGTTGCGACCTCTACTTCCCCGCGGGGACGTGGATCCACGCCGTGGCCGATGGCGAGGTCATCCAGCAGCCCTACAACTTCTACGCGGGGACCCAGGCCCTCGAGATCAGGCACGGCCCGATCATCGTGCGCTACGGAGAGATCCAACCGAACAGCTTCGTTGGCGGTAAGACCGTGAAGAAGGGCCAGCGGCTCTGCAAGGTCGGGCACCTCGTTGGCATCAAGGTCGAGAGCGACATGCTCCACATCGAGATGTACGCGGGCACCGAGAGTGGCAATCTGACCGCGAAGGACAACAAGCCCTACCAGCGGCGCAAGGATCTGCTGGATCCCACCCCCTTCCTGGATGCCTGGTCGGCGAACCTGCCGTCCTCGTCGTCTTCGTCCTCGTAG